In Phenylobacterium zucineum HLK1, one DNA window encodes the following:
- a CDS encoding SAM-dependent methyltransferase, with product MSLISTTVQTFEGAPLPDAMRKAAIALLVANARRQLQAAGPGAEARFAAEMSHRPIAEHAQAANAQHYELPAGFFQACLGPRLKYSCALYLPGATLTQAEERALAETAEHAALEDGQEILELGCGWGSLTLWMASAYPNARITAVSNSASQGEFIRARARAQGLTNLVVVTADMNHFEPDRRFDRVVSVEMFEHMANWRALLGRIRGWLKPSGRLFLHVFTHRTTPYRFDVEDEADWIARHFFTGGVMPSHGLIRQFPDLFAVEADWRWSGIHYERTALDWLSLYDRNQDRIRPILEDVYGDDAALWRRRWRLFFLATAGLFGHRGGAEWGVSHYRLRAA from the coding sequence ATGAGCCTGATCTCCACGACCGTGCAGACCTTCGAGGGCGCGCCGCTGCCCGACGCCATGCGCAAGGCGGCGATCGCCCTCCTGGTGGCCAACGCCCGCCGGCAGTTGCAGGCCGCCGGACCGGGCGCCGAGGCCCGCTTCGCCGCCGAGATGTCGCACCGCCCCATCGCCGAGCACGCGCAGGCCGCCAACGCCCAGCACTACGAACTTCCGGCGGGCTTCTTCCAGGCCTGCCTGGGCCCGCGGCTGAAGTACTCCTGCGCCCTGTACCTGCCGGGCGCGACCCTGACCCAGGCCGAGGAGCGCGCGCTGGCCGAGACCGCCGAGCACGCGGCCCTGGAGGACGGCCAGGAGATCCTGGAGCTGGGCTGCGGCTGGGGCTCGCTGACGCTTTGGATGGCCAGCGCCTATCCGAACGCCCGCATCACCGCCGTCTCCAACTCGGCCTCCCAGGGCGAGTTCATCCGCGCGCGGGCGAGGGCGCAGGGCCTGACGAACCTCGTCGTCGTCACCGCCGACATGAACCACTTCGAGCCCGACCGCCGGTTCGACCGCGTGGTCTCGGTGGAGATGTTCGAGCACATGGCCAACTGGCGCGCCCTGCTCGGCCGCATCCGGGGGTGGCTGAAGCCGTCCGGCCGGCTGTTCCTGCACGTCTTCACGCACCGCACGACGCCCTACCGCTTCGATGTGGAAGACGAGGCCGACTGGATCGCGCGCCACTTCTTCACCGGCGGGGTGATGCCCAGCCACGGGCTGATCCGGCAGTTCCCTGACCTGTTCGCCGTCGAGGCCGACTGGCGCTGGAGCGGGATCCACTACGAGAGGACGGCGCTGGACTGGCTCTCGCTCTACGACCGCAACCAGGACCGCATCCGGCCGATCCTCGAGGACGTCTACGGCGACGACGCGGCGCTGTGGCGGCGGCGCTGGCGGCTGTTCTTCCTGGCCACGGCCGGCCTGTTCGGCCACCGGGGCGGCGCCGAGTGGGGCGTCAGCCACTACCGCCTGAGGGCCGCCTGA
- a CDS encoding DUF2177 family protein — MLPFLAAYLGAGAALAVLDALWLTQVGPRLYRPTLDPVLADKPNMTAALAFYLVYVLGVVLLAVWPNRDAGLVKTAVTGAMLGALAYATYDLTNQATLKVWSTRITLIDIGWGAFLTASGAAAGWLAWRWAYRMF, encoded by the coding sequence ATGCTGCCGTTCCTCGCCGCCTACCTGGGCGCCGGCGCCGCGCTGGCCGTGCTGGACGCCCTGTGGCTGACCCAGGTCGGGCCCCGCCTCTACCGGCCGACGCTGGATCCAGTGCTGGCCGACAAGCCGAACATGACCGCCGCCCTCGCCTTCTACCTCGTTTATGTGCTGGGCGTGGTGCTGCTCGCCGTCTGGCCGAACCGCGACGCGGGGCTGGTGAAGACCGCCGTCACCGGCGCGATGCTGGGCGCCCTGGCCTACGCCACCTATGACCTGACGAACCAGGCGACGCTGAAGGTCTGGTCCACCCGCATCACCCTGATCGACATCGGCTGGGGCGCCTTCCTGACCGCCTCCGGCGCGGCGGCGGGGTGGCTGGCCTGGCGCTGGGCGTACCGGATGTTCTGA